DNA from Triplophysa dalaica isolate WHDGS20190420 chromosome 9, ASM1584641v1, whole genome shotgun sequence:
TTATTGATAAGCTGTGtgtgattctttcttctgtaaaacacaaaaggagatattttgagatatgtctttgaggttttgtgtccatacaatggagaTCAATGGGGAGGTCAATTTTGTTAGGTTACCTacgatcttcaaaatatcttattttgtgttctgcgagtcatacaggtttgtaatgacacgaggatgagtaaatgctgacagacGTTTCAATTTGGGTGAACAATGTACATTTGTGTAAGAAATATATTAGAATCAGGTAACatatagtataaaataaaatatcatcacATGACTTTATGATGACCGTACTTATGATCCAGTGAAAATTGTGAATTTtgtctttaaaggaatagttcacccaaaaataaaaactcacattcgagttgttccaaatctgtataaatttggaagaatgcttgtaaccaaacagttcttgaacaccattgactaccataggaacaattactttatatattttttcttctattgaacacaaaaaaatatattttgaagaatgtaggacagatCAAGGGCAATTTTGACTACCCttgtaattttcctactatagtcaatggggtccaagaactgttggtTACAatcatttgtcaaaatatctttctctgtgttcaaacaaacaaagacatttatacagatgtggaacaactagagaaagtgagtaattcatgacatgacagaattttaatttttgggtgaaatattcctttaaaattaatttataaaatatattacatcACAACATAGAAACAATCGATCACACAGAAAGATGATCgcagttaaaaaatatttttaacgtTAACATTATGACTATATGATACTAATAAAAGGCTCTTTTTCTATATTAAAGTTCACAAACATATCGACTCACTTTATCAAGCTCCAGTGTCTCTAATTGATTTACTGTTCCTCCAAGCAATGTTTTTGTTCTATGCTAATTAACATCAGTAAAATGTTaacactatctctctctatttttTTTGCAGGCTGTGGGCTGGAGTTCCTACTGGTACTCTGTGGGCTGGAGATTTCCTGGTCCTGCCCACGTCACTGCATATGCTACATGGCCCCCAGCACTGTCAGCTGCCAAGCCCACAACTTCCTGTCAGTCCCTGAAGGTATTCCTCCACACAGCGAACGCATCTTCCTTCAAAACAACAAGATACATCGACTGCTACGGGGACACTTCAGCCCTACCACGGTCACTCTGTGGATCTACTCCAACAATATCACATATATTGAACCGTCCACCTTCCAAGGGTTCAACCTGCTGGAGGAGCTTGACCTGGGAGACAATCGCTACCTGCGTTCGCTGTCTGCAGAAACCTTTCACGGGCTGGGCCGGCTCCATGCCCTCCACCTATACCGCTGTGGCCTCAGTGCAGTGCCCAATAACATCTTCCAGGGTCTCCGCAACCTCCAGTATCTTTACCTGCAGGTGAGCCCCTCATGTAGTGAACTGCTTAGATAACAAGATAAGAAAACGTTATATTGCATTATGTTTCTTTAatgtaatacagtatataaccaATGCTTTGTTTCTGTGTCTGAAGGATAACCATTTAGAGTATCTGCAAGACGATCTCTTTGTggatttacacaatttaagccACCTGTTTCTCCACGGGAACCGGCTGTGGAGTCTGCACCAGAACACATTCAGAGGGCTGGGGGCTTTGGACCGGCTGCTCCTTCACCACAACCAACTGCAGTGGGTCGACCGGCTGGCATTTCACGACCTGCGGAGGCTCACTACGCTCTATTTGTTCAACAACTCCCTGACGGAACTCGCTGGAGAGTGCCTGTCTCAGGTGCCTGCCCTAGAGTATCTACGCCTCAATGATAACCCCTGGGAATGCGATTGTAAGGCTTTATCGTTGTGGGAATGGCTCAAAAAGTTCCGGGGTTCCACTTCATCGGTGGGCTGCATGGCACCAGCAGAACTGGCAGGCAAGGATCTGAAGCAACTGAGGAAAGAGGATTTCCCCAATTGTTCTGGTTCCGAGTCCCTACACCAGAGTAAGACCAATACTTGGGCAGGAACGGGGAAGGTCTCGCTGAAACAAGAGCCCCATCCTGCCCAGCCTCCACACCGCCCCAGCCAGAATGAACAATACCCCTCCCCTCCCTCACCCCTGCCTCAGCCACCCCCTGCCATAAATGATGTACAGGCAGGACCAGAAAGTTCCCCGCCTGCTCCAAGGCCCGGCCGCTCTCGGAACTGCACGCGCCAACGAGTCAGGGGCAGCAAGGGGAAAGGACCCAACGAGGTCCACACCTTAAAGGAAATGGCAGATAAGGAGTATTCCTCCCCAGATTTCACCGGGAAATATGACGATACGTCTTCAGATGGTTCGAACACCCGCAGAAAGCACAAATGCACACCCCGGACCTCTGTGCGTCCCCCCAGTGGGGTCCAACAGGCCACCAACACGGGGAGCTCTTATCATCTGCCTCTTTTTTCCTCTAGTATTTTGGGACTGCTTATGCTTTTAAGCACCAAGCTCATTCTGCGCTGAACTGGATGCTGGGCCTTCATAGAATTACCAATACTCCACAGTCCTCAGAACTAGCTCCAACATTACCAGGCCTACTAACGTGTGTATGTTTAAGTTTGTGTGCGTACGTGTGAGTgataatgtgtaatacattgtATATGGAGCTTTGCCATTTGGACTGAAATAAACTCAATGTATGAGTTGGAGAACATGAAGAAAAGCAAAGCAAATTGAACATGCTTGCACTGCCACTGTTGTTGTTCTTACGTTACTTATTTCCTGTTGGTCTCTTCTCCCCTTCCAaatggaaatgtattttaatgaaagaaagcACAGATAAccaaataaacatgtaaaaaggAATGTGCAATAGGGGATGCAAGCTAAGTAAAGATAAACAGATGGCAGAGTTGTGTTTAGAAAGCGCCATGTCACCAATTTTcacttaaagagatagttcacccaaaaaggaaaatcctgtcatcatttactcaccctaatgtcgtttcatacctgtataaattactttgttttgatGGACACATAAAGAggtaatttgaagaatgtttgcaattttcagttctgtgacatcattgactaccttATTaggaatacatttaaatgattgtCCAAGTTTCCccggaactgtttgctttcaattcttaaaaatatgtaattttgtattcaacagaacaaaaaaagatacaatatttttttcccacaatggtagtggatgatgtcccagaacaaaaaaattctacaattcttacaaatatcattatttgttcttagcagaacaaagacattaataaagctttgaaacaatggatgagtaaatgatgatagaattttcatttttgggtgaactatccctttaacagcaAACATCAGATGAAAAAGGACGCTGCTAATCCTACAAGTAACATAGTTCTCTGTTTGTTATATTACATTGCCAAATAATTGCTTAAATCTCCTCTGATGAAGACTGTCAATCATCATTAGGGTTAATGACCTGCTTTCATTTGTATATGGGAATCTTATCTAACTCAAGTAAATGACTTGAAACGAAACCAAGTATCGTAAACAACTAAAAGTGCTGTAAGCAGTGCTCCAAAACTGGAGAGCCAATATAAAAGCACATACATCAAGCTTACCTCAATTGAACAGTGAAGACCTAAATACCACCTTAATTTCCCTTTTCCCTTTCATATATTCCTCCACTCATGTTtcataatttcttattttgccCTAAAAAGTGGCTTCAGGTGAATTTGggattgtattgttttataagAGCACATACAAAGCCAATGGTTATACTAGCTGCTATATTGTTTGTAGAAGCAAATGAGACCCATTTGACCTCATCTGCTTCAAAGAAAcagtgtgtgcgtatgtgtccAGTATAAAAAGCTATGAAAAATTagaggtgtgtttgtttcttgttctctgtgtttgttcGTTTTGTTCGGCTGTGACTCAGAGGATTTAGAAATGGACTTGTGATGGGGGCACAGACTCTGGAGGGGGACACAGGTCTAATTGAAGTGAACTCCATTTTGACAAAGCGACTTCAGCCTGCAGTAAGCCCGCCATCGAAAACACAGACATCTTTCTTTCTTAGAGAGGTCAAAAATCAACTGTTTTAACAAGCCAGAGAAGACGAaagctaaaaaacaaaaacaaaaagaaactaCATGTATCTTAAAAAGACTTTCAAGACATTTTGGAGCCATATAGGCATGTTTGGTTGCCTCTAGAGTGTCTGCTGTGAATCCACGGGAGGGACGATCACTTCACTGACACTGGGGCCACTAAAAGGATGGATGGTGGAAGAACTGTTTCTCCTGGTCTAAAACACACTTTGTACAAATAAGGAGAACTTTATGTCACACTCTGCAATGGAAATATTAACCAGTACTATGACACTGACATCATAACTGACATTTTTGATTACAACAGGGTTTCTGAATCTCTGAAGAGCCTCTCTTCAGAActcaattataattttttatggtAATTATTTTAccctttgtttttttgttggaaTTTTTGTTAATATCTTGATTTGGTATGTCCGTAGGGCATAGTTTTCTGACTAAACTGCACAAATACAATTTCCTCTCCTCTTTCCCTTTCTCTCCTGTCTCTTCTGTGTCTCTCCATCCTAGTGATTTGATGGTTTAACAAGTTGTtctcaaaaaacaagaaaaaacgtTTATAAAGATATTAAAATCTATATCTTCTtatgttaaatgtgtttgttttcattcactATGCTTATGTGTTGCTGGCCGGGGCAAGAACGCTGACTGTAAATCACTTACACATTCATTCATGATACTTCGAAACCAAccagttttaaaaaatgtaagcgGCCAACCACATTTTTGGAAATGGGGATAtgttggttattttcaacccagcgttgggtctTAAGGGAAGAACCCAGCAGTTGGGTTAATTAACGCATTTtaggttgaaacaacccaacgGCTGGATTCATCCCTTTTTACCCAAAGcttggttgaaaataacccaacatttttttagagTGAATATATcagtattaataataacaatccTTATATTACACAGTGATTATCaatgttgtgttaatatttCACATATAGTAGTGTAAATAATCCAGCACCTGATTAAAATTAGCTATATTCCAATAATTAGAAAATTCACAGTTTtcaaactgtatgtgtgtgagacacCCCATAGTTATTATGGTTACTACACCTCTGCACTATGGTCATATATGATAGtggttttcaaacatttcagatTAACTTCCACCTTTGGAAAAACTAGCACAACCTGCTCCTGATGTGCATTGTACCGCCAGGGGGCGCTATGTGTACCACCAGTGATATGTcattttatatgattatattcattttgaatatGATTTTATAAAACTATGTTTGCTCCTCTGTTCTGTTTCTGTTTCACTCTTTTTACCAGAGCTCCACTGGATCTAGAATAAACCCACATCTGTATGTAAGTATAGCTTGaatttactcacacacacacacacacacacataaactgtGCCTATAAGGAGTACTCTATacaataatatatgtttttgatTACCCAGAGAGCCCAGAAACATtgccacacacaaacactattcATTTAACAGATGAGAGTAATTCCATATCACAGGTGCTGGCTCACTTATTGATGTCtacagtatatgtttgtgtgcaaTCAGCGAAACATGCAAAACTCATACAGCTTACCCTCTATAAATCATATCCGAAGGGTTGCAAATTTATGAATGTGCCGCTGCAAATCTGAAGATTTTCAAGGTTATCATTAACCATTTTAATCGGACTTTACAGCATAAATCCCATTtcctctctttccctctcctATACACCCACCGTGATGGAAATCAATTCCCGCGTTGGAgtgtaaattactttttttattctgttcaaTGAAAAGAGGGAAAAAGTTAGTTTTCTGCATGGTGGAAGACGCAAACAgcaatacatttgaattgatGAGCATCTCTAATGTGATAACATGGTGGGTCTCGGCTCATTCTCTCTCCGGCGTGCAGGAGCTCATCTCACCTCTCaatctttccctctctctctctctctctctctctctcttcacctATCATGTAGATTTACATCATCCAGTGCATATATAGACCTTCATGAGAGGCGCAGGCATTTTCATTAATGAATGGCACTATAGAAAAcgaaacacaatatttaaaggGTCCATGGCACGTGGTATCAAATTATCTTTGAAACTCACACAGCAGTCTATAAAAATGGAAAtgcatgtatatttaatatgaatatatttctgtattcacatatatgaacacaaatgcagcacatttcaaaataacacaaaaattgtATCATAAGTGTAACAAATATTTTCCCAATAATTTGTGAACAGCCTGAATTGGCTTCACAAGTAGATGCATATACAATAATATACTAGTAAAAAATGTTAGCACATGCtccttatttacatttagcagacgcttttatccaaagcgacttacagtgcacttattacagggacaatccccctggagcaacatggagtaaagtgtcttgctcaaggacacactggtggtggatgctgggatcgaaccagcaacctttgatttaccagttcagtggtttaacccactagaccaccatctccttaTAACATATGActtccagtgtgtcatttttttacgtatctattgacagaaatgcaatataatatacataactatgtcttcagaggtgtaggaagaccttacataatgaagcgttatgtttttattaccttggaatgagctatttctatcaacatacaccgcgggtctccttacatggaatttgcatgctgtttctacagtagccttgaacggacaaactgctctacagaacatgTTTCAAAAATACggtaaagaagcgaaaatgcgacgacatctttgtcctctAAGAGTGCTACTGTCAAAGTAAAACTTTACCAATTCTATTAGAAGGCCTCAGgtgaactttttttgtttaaacaaaacactcCTTTAAAAGTGTGTGATGCAGATAACATTTGCCATAAATCTACCTACTtgatttcaaacatttcatatttcaagCACTTTATTTGGGTATAAAAGCAGCACATTAGTGATTCAGCCTAGCTGTGATTGTGCTCCTGCGGTCATGCAGGCCAGTGGCAGACATTAGTCGTATTCCCAGCTCTCTGTTTAACTGGCATTTATTTGCAAGGGATGAACTGCTTCAAAGCTTCTAAAAATAACCTGCGCTCAGTCCCTACACGACTTCAAAAACCACAGAACGAAGGAGGAGAGGacgtgagagagtgagaggggcGGGAGGAGCACAGGGTTAAAGGGAAAGAGGAGAGCAGTGGG
Protein-coding regions in this window:
- the rtn4rl1b gene encoding reticulon-4 receptor-like 1b, which gives rise to MFKRGCGLEFLLVLCGLEISWSCPRHCICYMAPSTVSCQAHNFLSVPEGIPPHSERIFLQNNKIHRLLRGHFSPTTVTLWIYSNNITYIEPSTFQGFNLLEELDLGDNRYLRSLSAETFHGLGRLHALHLYRCGLSAVPNNIFQGLRNLQYLYLQDNHLEYLQDDLFVDLHNLSHLFLHGNRLWSLHQNTFRGLGALDRLLLHHNQLQWVDRLAFHDLRRLTTLYLFNNSLTELAGECLSQVPALEYLRLNDNPWECDCKALSLWEWLKKFRGSTSSVGCMAPAELAGKDLKQLRKEDFPNCSGSESLHQSKTNTWAGTGKVSLKQEPHPAQPPHRPSQNEQYPSPPSPLPQPPPAINDVQAGPESSPPAPRPGRSRNCTRQRVRGSKGKGPNEVHTLKEMADKEYSSPDFTGKYDDTSSDGSNTRRKHKCTPRTSVRPPSGVQQATNTGSSYHLPLFSSSILGLLMLLSTKLILR